Genomic window (Nicotiana sylvestris chromosome 7, ASM39365v2, whole genome shotgun sequence):
acatgagaatagttactcagaggaagaagataagATACCCAAGGAAActatcagagaagttgagaattttaagAATGAGATTAAATCCAACTTGGATGAAACAgaagtagtaaatttgggagacgctgaGACCGTCAAAGAaacccgcatcagcattcacttgtcgccaacagagaaggaaaaatacatccattttctaaaggaatatgaggacatctttGCATGGTTTTATGACGATATGACCgatttgagcacatctatagtggctcacaagttgcccactaacCCCATATGTCCGCCAgccaagcagaaactcagaaaattcaaaccagacatgagtttgaaaatcaaggaggaagttaccaagcagatcaaagccaaggttctcagggtggttgagtacccaacgtggttagctaacattgtgccagttctgaagaaagacgggaaggtcagggtatgtattgattatcgggatttaaatagagtaagtcccaaggacgattttccactacaaaatatacacatcctaatcgatAACTGCTCCAAGAATGAACtccaatcttttgtagattgcttcgcaggttgtctccagatctggatggataaagaagatgccgagaaaaccgcttttattacaccttggggtgtatactgttacaagatgattccattcggtttgaagaatgttggggccacttacatgagggccatgacaaccatcttccatgatatgaaaCACAAGGAagtagaggtgtacgtggacgacgtcattatcaaatccaaaagggctacggatcacatagcagacatgaggaagttctttgacaggctcaggaggtacaatttgatgttgaaccccgcaaagtgtgcattcggggttccggCAAGAAATTTACTGGGATTCATTATCAGTCTCCAAGGGATCAAGCTAGATacgactaaagtcaaagctattcaagagttaccaccacccAAAAGCAAGAAGAACGTGAGGAGCTTCGTGGGacgactcaactacatcagccgactcatagcacagtccacagttatatggaacccatcttcaagatgctgaggaaagatgccgaaacaagctggatagagaattgtcagaaagcttttgacaagatcaaggaatacctgtcaacaccaccagttctggtcccactAGAACCaagacgacctttgctactttatctatccatgttagatgatgcctttggatgtgttttggTACAACATGATAAGACAGGAataaaggagcaagccatatactacctgagtaagaaattcacaccttatgaatcACGGTATTCTCTGCTCAAacacacttgttgtgctttgacctggacagcccaaaagttgaggcattatttTTGTGCCTGCACTACATACCTTATATCCAGGATgtatcctttgaagtacatattttagaagcccatgcctactgggaagttggctaaatggcagatactgctGAGTGAGTTTAACATCATCTATGTAAcccaaaaggcggtcaaaggacaagcattggctgATTACCTTGCCGAAAATcaggtgggaggagaatacgaacctttgaaaacatattttcctgatgaagaagtatcctTTATAGGAAAGGACATTATCGAAGCgtacgacggttggagaatgttctttgacggagatgcaaatttcaaaggagtgggcattggagcagttttggtatcataaaccggtcaacattatctggtatttgctaaactcagattttcctgcaccaataacatggcagagtatgaatcCTGCATACGAGGGCTCAGCATGGCAGTCGATATAAACGTTCAGGAGTTGTTAGTGATCGGTGAtttagatttgcttgtgcaccaggtgcaAGAAGAATGGGCTACCAAGAATTtcaagatatttccatatctgcaccatgtgcaggaattgaaaaaGAGGTTCGAGAACATAGAATTCTGACATGTgtccagaattcagaatgagttccccgatgcattagccactttgtcatcgATGATActgcatccagataagaactatattgatcccattctggtaaggatccataatcaaccggcatattgtgctcatgtcaaagaagatgcagatggaaagccttggtttcttGACATCAATGAGTacctatcaaaaggagaatacccggagcatgcaactCACATTCAAAAACACACGCTccagagattgtcaaatcacttctttcacagtggagggaacttgtacaagagaactccggATTTGGCCTTACTAAGGTGTATCGGCGCAAAGGAAACTTCTAAGCTACTAAAGAATGTGCATGCTTGGACATGTGGCCCGTACATGAATGGCTTCgttctggccaagaagatactcagggtaggttacttttggatgaccatggagacagattgtattcagtatgtctgcaaatgttttcaatgtcaagtacatgccgacatgataaaagtgccaccaaacaagctcaatgcaacaagctcaccttggtcattcgccacctggggaatgaatattattggtccgattgagcccacgaCTTCAAATAGACATcagtttattctggtggccattgactacttcacgaaatgggtagaaactacatcttacaaagctgtaaccaagaaggtcgtCGAAGATTTTGTCAAGGACCATATTGTCTGTCGATTCGGAGTTCCTAagtccattatcactgacaaTGCTGCCAACCTCAATAGTGTCTTGATGAGAGCTATATGTGAACCTTCAAAATcaatcacaagaattccaccgcctatagaccttagatgaatggagtcgtagaagccaccaacaagaatattaagaagatactaaggaaaatggtagagaatcgcaagcaatgcatgagaagttaccctttgccctgTTAGGTTACTGCACCACAGTTCGCacgtcaaccggggcaaccccctacatgttggtttatggtaccgaggctatcATCctagctgaggtagaaattccttctttaagagtcatacaggaagctgaactcagtgatgcagaatgggtaagaaGTCGCTATGAACAGTTGTCCCTTATCGATGTAAAGAGAATGAGCGCAGTATGCCATGACCAACTGTAtaagaacagaatgtccaaagctttcaacaaaagggtcaaaccaagacagttcgcactagggcagctggtattgaagaagatttttccacaccaagatgaaaccaaagggaaattctctcccaactagcaaggtccaTATATGGTTCACatggtactaacaggaggagcagtcatacttgcagagatggatggagagatctggccaaaaccaatcaattcatacgcagtcaagagatattatgcctAGAATCATTCCCTTtctaatgtaattgaactacgcttgacctgattcctatttaagaggggatacataggcagccttatgggttcggtcatatcataataaaattttcattttccccaaaatcagaaactggggcagaattttgaagagggtcctcaaaatttcggagcaagtccagccaacaccATCACATGTCAAAAAGCCAGTAATCAGTCAAgaactgggcagaattttgagaaggattctcaaaattccgaagaagatttAGCGAGGTCCGCCATTTGCGAACAGTTACAAAACAtctaccaaattggggcagaattttgaggaggaccctcaaaattccaacataagaaagctgcaatgtctttGAAATGTGTCAGTCGCTAGTTCgtcaaaattacttgatatatcaatacactTCCAAAACAATTCTATTTTTATCAGTGAACGCATGTTttcaaaaaatcttttttttctaaaatagtcaggtgctacctaggggaactcTAAAGGGGCTTCCCGGGCGGAGCGAAGCAAGTCTGGCAGACGAAGCAAGAACTAACCTCCCCTCATGAAACttagaatttttctttgaacacATGCATATTTGACGATAGCATTCGTACACAAAGAaaattcaccatccatccggTCGTTAGACGCTGAACATATCCTAGCTAAGATATACTCTACCCTTATCTGCtattttctctttgcatgagtctaatctctgactccatatttgcatgagtctaatccttgactccatatttgtatgagtctaatccttgactccattttgcatgagtctaatccttgactccatatttgcatgagtctaagccctgactccatatttgcatgagtctaatccttgactccatattttcatgagtcTAAGCTCTAACTCCATATAtatgcatgagtctaagccctgactccatatttgcatgaggctaagccctgcctccatatttgcataaggctaagctctgccttccatttgcataggaccaagccttgtcccgcattttacatgaggctaagccctgcctctatatttgtataaggctaagctctgccttccatttgcataagactaagccatGTTCCgtatcttgcatgaggttaagctctacttccatatttgcatgagtctaatccttgactccaaatttgcatgagtctaatccctgactccatgagtctaatctctgactccatatctgcataaggctaagctctgccttccatttgcatgggactaagccctgtcctgaatcttgaatgaggctaaaccctgcctccattttgcataaggctaagcactgccttatctttgcatgagactaagccctatctccaatcttgcatgagtctaatccttgactccatatttgcatgagtctaagccctgactctatatttgcatgagtctaataagGCCAAGCGACGCCTTCTCTCGGCATGAGTCTAAGCCTAACTTAATACTTGCATAAGGATAATCATTGCCTCCCCATtggcataaggctaatcctttcctcccacTTGTACGGGACTAAGAACTATCCCTCTTTGCACCAATGTTGCTCTATTTTGTACTACTATCTACTTGCTTTTTAATCGGGCttagctctgccctccatttcacaatactaagccttgtcttgttacatcatgtaattgcatatcatgggctgaaacatcgccaatATGTCCAagggcgtcatagtctaaagtcACCATCcccatagcctgaagacaccatgccatggcccgaggatctctcaaatttgcatatcattattcaaaggcgtcatggttcggagaaACCATTTTCATGGATCGcaaacatcatttcatggcctgtgaatccctcattaaaaaattcatggcccaggacgtcatgatcCAAGGACATCATCTTTAAccatccgaagacaaccttcattgtCCAAaagagaatttgcatcatgtttaaattttcgtgAATACGTTTGCAGCATTTTTTATCTGCAGctaaccagtaagcaaccgctatcctagcaggagaaATACCGCTCCAGTTTCCCCCAACCGTCCCAAGCCTTAAATGCTCACCGTAGCTGTTTCcacatctcgtgtccgttcttacaAAATTCTCATCAGCACACTCTGCAAGTGAATCTAGAACTACACATggtctgattcctgtaaaaccagggatatgtaggcaactcgaaaacTGGAGCTCgtcctctgtctttcaaaacatctcgtctgatcaaaattggccatcatttctttacctgaaaactcttcatccttcccgggtaaagagggggcagctgttgatacccaattgtttcctatatattttaaatatgcataactaccttcaaaatagcatatatatactcATATGTAAGCATGCCCAAGGCTTTCATtattttttcccataattttaagggtttaagtttatttattttttccctttttatccataaaatccccaataattatttccaaaattagtattttgataattcttctatttaatttatatatttatgccaaaatatggctaaggtaattttttatatatttttacaattacatttggtatttttaaagctaaattgcatataattgcaatgttagcccattttaagatttaattatgttttatatccGTAAAATTGggtcttgtatttttaaattattaattatgtattgtaaatcatttttaaaccttaaattattttttaaaaactatctattatattttataaattaaaatagggaaaactagctatttaaattatagccaaattggctttcaattatagccaaatcagaCCCCAATTCCTAGCCCAATTTTACATTTTAAAAACCCGACTCACACCCTATTAAACCATACCAAAACCTGGAACCCACCTACCCATTCAAATCCTGactgttgatctcccagatcaacggtccaaattattcctttcctttttaatttccaaacgacccctaaacctaattcatttccccCGACCTACCGCCTTTAGATGCTCTCTCCTCTCCACTCTTCTCTTAAACCTAATCCTAGATTCCTCCACTCATCTCCTTCTCCAGTCATCACCGGCGACTGCCCTTTcaacccaagcctccaatgggtctctcatcaccctgttcatcatctctaaggccttcaaggaTCTTGGGCCATGCCAACTTGGACCTAGGGTTTTTGTTTCTATTACTTATGGGttctccgatgtgattttgggcaaaatcacaccttatatggCACGATCGGTGAAGTTTCAATAGGttcttttaatttttacttggttttcttttgaaaccctaactctcttctgaGTCTCTTAGATCTATGTTATTTTTTATGCTTTAACCCTACTTCCTTCTCTTATTTGCTTATTCTCGAGCTTTCTTCTGAAAATCTCCTACTTTAGACAATTTTAACTCCCTTTGAGAAACTAGGATTTTCAGAGTTCTTTCTAGACCTGTTTCGactgatttctttatgattaaacccttttctttgtttatcttgaTCGATTATAAGTTCTTACTGCTTTTAACTAAACTTTGTTAAAAAACCttaatttcttaaagattttctttacttgttactgtgagtcttaaaaattttctttacttgtttccgtGTGTTGGCCTGATTTTCATTACCTATTTTTGTGTGTTAGTTTGGTTTTCCTcactttggttctgtgtgttagccatGGCTACTTGACTTTGTTAAGTTTCTATtggttaccatgcttcgaatggGTTTTTCTACTAAGTCTTTAGCCTACTCGTGTCACTTCTGTATGATTGTGTTCATTTGGTTTACTCGTCTCTTACTTCTTTCCGTCGATATGACTGACCTTGCATGTCTACTACGACTGttcattcttttctatttatatgttgaagtacaAAATCATGACTTcctcttgattgatcctgatttccttAATTTATGGTTTGATTGCAAGATTTTCTTATAAAACCCTATAATTTTACTCGTCtatttaagttgattgattccatttccttatttgcttaatcctttccttaattagtgtattctgtacttagactcaatcatatgctctatacttttactatcccttatatggtaaaaactagtctttctcaactgattttctttccttggttatccctgttggtatccgtttaagctatgattccttgattaaaggggagcACTTGTATTATTgaattctaattgtgattacttccaaAATTGcgctaaacctttacttgttaccttatttccTTGGTTATCCCTGTTGGTATCTGTTTAAGCTATGATTCCTTGATTAAAGtggagtacttgtattaattggattctaattgtgattacttccataattgtgctaaacttttacttgttaccttattttctacctattttcaaatttataaatactctaagtctttcacaaacaCACAGACTTGGCTTTCAAAAACCCATCTCTTACTTAAAAAAACTCTATGTTATTCCACTACTATTAgccagctgcaagccaaggctaatcatctgtaaACCTTGATTATTTCATTTTGCTTACctctatcttcactggtatgtcctagtttaatttaaagtctcaacaacaacaacatgtttctattcctgtttcagtttcttttatttatggcctgcttttacttgtggttttgttgtgaagtcTGTATCTAAGCATGCTGATATGATTCCCCTccctttaaattcatgtattccctttgtgtgattcaagcatgcctGGACAACTGTATTATTTTACATATTGTGCATTACCactttgtgaatcccaaatcccctaTCCCTCCTTTATGTGttcatgactggtttgtgattatgcagTGTCCAACTATCTTTGAGCATGTCCATACCAGTCCTAATACTCCTGCTAGGGTCAGGTGTCTGCAGTCATGTATATGTATCCCCAAACTCCTTAACCCCAtgtgtgattactgaattcaTTCACTTGCTGTGTGTGGTCCTACCGTGAAGTGTTTGAACTCTGTTTTACTAATCCAACTTCTTTCAACCATCTCtattactaattgctttcaaaatggaccttttagtctagttttttaacaaactcctttcaaaaatgtatcctgcactttcactctactccttgTTAATAAGTtatgccccctctagtatgtgtactgccttgggatcccctTGAGAACTCttggaactctggcatactgaggctgacTTTCCAtactgcactggttcaatgcttggctaTTAAGTCTAGGTTTAAGCATTGCCCAAAgcccttgagatccttagggaactttgatgcacctagactctgatttgtctatggaaataaggcttgaaagaccattggaggctttcgGTAACTATGACCTGATGGCAGGctctctatagaatagcttcttaatttttatttcacttatgtaattcatttgttggcctgtaataatttgtaaatagatatttgaGTCATTTAgtgaaagggtgggtagatgtataccTTATTGGGTAacttgggtagaaatcctgcttttaggatttaatttcgaATCTATTTGCCTCACTcactagagaacatgcctatagggtttctgttcctgttgaatctgaTACCATTTGCATAGTagaagcatgcctatagggttttgcTTTCAATCTCATTTGCATcataatagaaaccatgcctataaggacttCACTTTTAATGTCACTTGCATCAGATACAAGCCATGTTCTTTAATCctgcatttgtcatgttagaaaccatgtttctaggttccaagtcatcatgttttaaatcaactcaagtgtagataccatgcctatagggtgtaatTCCGATTCAGCAAGTCTTTTATACATTACTACAAGTTTACTAAACATTGTAATATGCCTAGATACCATGATCTAATTCACAATTCTATCGAGTAATTAGCCTAATAGATCAAATGTACCTCGTCTAGTTTACTTCTCAAAACTGAGCGATAActcttttttctaaaattagtccTTTCAAAACTACTATAATCTCATTACATATCCTGCATGTAGGTTTAAAAGGGACTATTTCAAAACTTGTTTGTTTTTGCATTAACATAAGTATCAGTCCTGCATATAGgaaagccttagggcattttcaaaacttgcattGCTCTGAAGCTATTTTTGTCGCTCAACATTTCTGAATCCTAATGAGTCTTTAAAAGCGACCCTAGACAATTGATAGGTTGTGACTTCTGTATCTGAAAGTTGTTTATTTCTGCATAATCATTTAGAgatcctgctttaggatttttattactaAAGTCCTTATTTGTGGTTGAGTCGTGCTGCATGCAAACTTGTTTGTGAAAGCCTTTAATTGCTCCatttatgtgaaagtcctaaattgCTTTTTTTTTactgtcgctttagaattttgcctttaagccttaggggtatgtctagaacTACTTATAGGAAGAGGTCTTAACTCCCTccgggactattaagaagggacagGTAGCAGCACACAATAGGAATCAAGGACCAACATttgctttgcatgaccaataaggggatgggaagggtagacgtGGTATATGATGACTAcgaatgtcacatgtagcccttCATTGAGGAGTGTATACCGGacattatgtggggtgatccCGTAGGATAAACAACCTATGACCCCTCTTTACCCCCTAAATATTCTCCTTGTTTAATACTTTTCTTTATAATttgttcaatctttatttcactacttgacTTGTTCAAACGTGCTGCACCTATTTGATTCAGttatttgtatggactaatttgtaagatataagtttggtcgggacccacagttgtggaccaagaggggtgcctaacaccttaccCTCGAGGTTATCTCGAGTCCTTACCCTAATATCTGGTAATGAAAACCAAcacaagagttaatcactctaggtgccctaacgcaccataatctgttaggtgacgactcttcaaatacccaattcccaaaaaggaaatgagtcattgcaccctatggaatgtcgaaacccggacacCTCTCCGCGAGGAGGGAAAAAAGGAGGCGCGATAGGTGCCTCTGATAGTCTTTCCTCTGAGTGATAGgtagaaacttctctagaaatagctgagagaactgatcccaagtcaaagccggtgacccagctagtctagccaaacaagGATCCCTCCACCAtgtcttggcggaacctgatagacgaaaagcagcaaagtcgcccattggtctccactatcacCATGTTCCGCAGAACCTCATGATAGTTGTCCAAAAAGtcatggggatcctctgaagatgtaccgccataggtagtagtgaagagcttgatgaacctatccaacctccacaaagcatcaactgacatagctgctctatcaccggtctgagtcacaacacccggctgaactaccccaactggctgagctgctggagtctgaaactggggagccatctactccggacTGCGGGTagagggagtctgtgctcctcccccaacataagagatggttggtgctacaggaagtaagcatGTCTaagcgacactctccataaggcccactaggcggactagagcatcctggagtattgGGGTgacaatgaacccctctagg
Coding sequences:
- the LOC138872816 gene encoding uncharacterized protein translates to MHEKLPFALLGYCTTVRTSTGATPYMLVYGTEAIILAEVEIPSLRVIQEAELSDAEWVRSRYEQLSLIDVKRMSAVCHDQLYKNRMSKAFNKRVKPRQFALGQLVLKKIFPHQDETKGKFSPN